The following proteins are co-located in the [Pasteurella] mairii genome:
- the ycgL gene encoding membrane protein — translation MLCAIYKSKKKDGMYLYVEKRDVFDNVPPELKALFGTPIFVMLFNLKGNKSLIQADNQEVLAHLQNQGFYLQMPKVEENLLELHKRQQKNTAH, via the coding sequence ATGTTATGTGCAATTTATAAAAGTAAAAAGAAAGACGGAATGTATTTATACGTGGAAAAACGGGATGTTTTTGACAACGTCCCGCCCGAACTCAAAGCCCTTTTTGGAACGCCGATTTTCGTGATGTTATTTAATTTAAAAGGCAATAAATCCTTAATCCAAGCGGATAATCAAGAAGTTCTCGCCCATTTGCAAAATCAAGGTTTTTACCTACAAATGCCGAAAGTGGAAGAAAATTTGCTCGAATTACACAAAAGGCAACAAAAAAATACCGCACATTAA
- the purR gene encoding HTH-type transcriptional repressor PurR has product MATIKDVAKMAGVSTTTVSHVINKTRFVATETENVVLQAIKVLNYSPSAVARSLKVNTTKSIGMIVTTSETPYFAEIIHAVEEHCYRQGYSLFLCNTQNNPEKIRNHLDMLAKKRVDGILVMCAEYTQDSLDLLADFSSIPMVVMDWGPNNPYTDLIQDHSFDGGYLATKYLIENGHKDIGVIAGELIKTTAKNRYDGFVKAMQEADLTINPDWIMEGFFEPEDGYECMNKILAQEKLPTAVFCCNDVMALGAISAIGEKGLRVPEDISIIGYDNIHSSRFYSPPLTTIHQSKARLGMQALSLLFERISKKNSEHRVIELYPELVIRKSVKKRS; this is encoded by the coding sequence ATGGCAACAATTAAAGATGTAGCAAAAATGGCGGGCGTTTCAACCACAACGGTATCCCACGTGATCAATAAAACCCGTTTTGTTGCAACTGAAACAGAAAATGTTGTGTTGCAGGCAATTAAAGTCCTAAATTACTCGCCAAGTGCTGTAGCGCGTAGCTTAAAAGTCAATACGACAAAATCTATCGGAATGATCGTCACTACCAGTGAAACCCCTTATTTTGCTGAAATTATTCATGCAGTCGAAGAACATTGTTATCGCCAAGGGTATTCGCTGTTTTTATGCAATACGCAAAATAATCCGGAAAAAATTCGCAACCATCTTGATATGTTGGCAAAAAAACGCGTGGATGGCATCTTGGTGATGTGTGCGGAATATACGCAAGATTCTTTGGATTTATTAGCGGATTTTTCCAGCATCCCTATGGTGGTAATGGATTGGGGTCCAAACAACCCTTACACCGATCTCATTCAAGATCATAGCTTTGATGGCGGTTATTTAGCAACGAAATACCTGATCGAAAATGGGCATAAAGACATTGGAGTTATCGCCGGAGAGCTCATTAAAACCACCGCAAAAAACCGCTATGATGGTTTTGTTAAAGCCATGCAAGAGGCTGATTTAACGATCAATCCTGATTGGATTATGGAGGGCTTTTTCGAGCCGGAGGATGGTTATGAGTGCATGAATAAAATCTTGGCGCAAGAAAAATTACCAACTGCGGTTTTTTGTTGTAATGACGTCATGGCGTTGGGTGCCATTTCCGCTATCGGAGAAAAAGGTTTGCGCGTACCGGAAGATATTTCCATTATCGGTTATGACAATATCCATTCCTCGCGTTTTTATTCGCCACCATTGACCACCATTCACCAATCTAAAGCCCGTTTGGGAATGCAGGCATTAAGTTTATTATTTGAACGTATCAGCAAAAAAAATAGTGAACACCGTGTTATTGAGCTTTATCCAGAATTAGTCATCCGCAAATCAGTGAAAAAACGGAGCTAA
- the torZ gene encoding trimethylamine-N-oxide reductase encodes MKKHEKISATRRNFLKNSSLGIAGASLMGGTTGVVGSLVAPKAKAAEAKTVFTAAHWGPLGLVVEDGKVVKSGPAIEPAIVNELQTVTQELVHGESRVKYPMVRKGYLEGNKDTTLRGRDEWVRVSWEKALSLVDTELKRIRAEQGPSGIFAGSYGWRSSGVLHACRVLLHRYLNATGGFVGTKGDYSTGAAQVIMPHVLGTIEVYEQQTSWEVILESSDIVVLWSANPITTLRIAWTSTDQEGLAYFKKLKESGKRIICIDPVRSESCEYLGAEWLPIHTATDVPLMLGIAHTLVVTDKHDKAFLQKYTTGYDKFEEYLLGKIDGQVKDAEWASKICGLPAEVIKQLAADFSTKRTMLMGGWGMQRQRHGEQAHWMMVTLASMLGQIGLPGGGFGFSYHYSNGGVPSVTGGTLSAISATLGDNSTNTGQSWLLESSKYSFPVALIADALLNPGKTVQYNGEELTYSDIKFIYWAGGNPFVHHQDTNRLVKAWQKPDTVVVNEIFWTPTARMADIVLPVTTSYERNDLTMSGDYSMMNIFPMKKAVEPQFEAKSDYEIFTELAKLAGVEERFTENKSEMDWLKSFYQSAFDSARKNRVIMPKFESFWEENKPITFKANEKAKKWVRYEEFRNDPLLNPLGTPSGKIEIYSDVVAKMNYDDCKGYPSWMEPEEFAGSVTEEAPLALVTPHPYYRLHSQLNNTSLREKYAVKDREPVLIHKEDAAARGIADGDIVRIFNKRGQVLAGAVVTEGIIKGTVALHEGAWYDPLDLGQSEQPLCKNGCANVLTMDKGTSKLAQGNSSHTSIVQVEKYNGDATAVTVFDHPKFIES; translated from the coding sequence ATGAAAAAACACGAGAAAATTAGCGCAACACGCAGAAATTTTCTAAAAAATTCTTCTTTGGGGATTGCCGGTGCGTCATTGATGGGCGGTACAACGGGCGTGGTCGGTTCTTTGGTGGCGCCGAAAGCTAAAGCGGCGGAAGCCAAAACCGTCTTTACCGCCGCACACTGGGGACCGCTTGGTTTAGTGGTGGAAGATGGTAAAGTCGTGAAATCTGGTCCGGCGATTGAACCGGCGATTGTCAATGAATTACAAACCGTCACGCAAGAATTAGTGCATGGTGAAAGCCGAGTGAAATATCCTATGGTGCGCAAAGGTTATTTAGAAGGCAACAAAGATACGACATTGCGCGGACGAGATGAGTGGGTTCGGGTTTCTTGGGAAAAAGCCTTATCGTTGGTGGATACTGAATTAAAACGTATTCGGGCAGAGCAAGGACCGAGCGGTATTTTTGCTGGCTCTTACGGTTGGCGCAGCTCCGGTGTGTTACACGCTTGTCGGGTATTATTACATCGTTATCTTAACGCCACCGGCGGGTTTGTTGGCACCAAAGGCGACTATTCTACTGGTGCGGCGCAGGTGATCATGCCACACGTATTGGGCACCATTGAGGTTTATGAACAACAAACCAGTTGGGAAGTGATTTTAGAAAGTTCTGATATTGTGGTGCTTTGGTCAGCAAATCCAATTACAACCTTGCGTATCGCTTGGACCTCTACCGATCAAGAGGGCTTGGCATATTTCAAAAAATTAAAAGAGAGTGGCAAACGGATTATTTGTATCGATCCAGTGCGGAGTGAAAGTTGCGAATATTTGGGGGCAGAATGGTTGCCAATTCATACTGCAACCGACGTGCCTTTAATGTTGGGGATCGCGCATACCTTGGTCGTGACAGATAAACATGATAAAGCCTTTTTACAAAAATACACTACCGGTTATGACAAATTCGAAGAATATTTGTTAGGTAAAATTGACGGTCAAGTCAAAGATGCCGAATGGGCGAGCAAAATTTGCGGCTTGCCGGCAGAAGTGATCAAACAATTAGCGGCTGATTTTTCAACTAAACGGACGATGTTGATGGGCGGTTGGGGGATGCAGCGTCAACGCCATGGCGAACAAGCGCATTGGATGATGGTTACGCTGGCTTCCATGCTGGGACAAATCGGTTTGCCGGGTGGTGGATTTGGTTTCAGTTATCATTATTCCAACGGTGGGGTACCGAGTGTAACCGGTGGAACATTGAGCGCGATTTCGGCGACCTTAGGCGATAATAGCACCAATACCGGACAGTCTTGGTTACTTGAATCTTCAAAATATAGCTTCCCAGTGGCATTAATTGCCGATGCCTTGTTAAATCCAGGTAAAACGGTGCAATATAATGGTGAAGAATTAACCTATTCCGACATTAAATTTATTTACTGGGCGGGCGGAAATCCATTTGTTCATCATCAAGATACTAACCGTTTGGTGAAAGCATGGCAAAAACCGGATACTGTGGTGGTAAATGAAATTTTCTGGACACCAACTGCGCGTATGGCGGATATTGTATTGCCGGTGACTACCAGTTACGAACGTAACGACCTGACCATGTCCGGCGATTATTCCATGATGAATATCTTCCCAATGAAAAAAGCGGTCGAGCCGCAATTTGAAGCGAAAAGTGATTATGAAATTTTCACTGAATTAGCCAAACTTGCCGGCGTGGAAGAACGTTTTACGGAAAATAAATCGGAGATGGATTGGCTGAAAAGTTTCTACCAAAGCGCTTTCGACAGCGCGCGTAAAAATCGGGTGATCATGCCGAAATTTGAATCGTTCTGGGAGGAAAATAAACCGATTACCTTTAAAGCCAACGAGAAAGCGAAAAAATGGGTACGTTACGAAGAATTCCGTAATGATCCGTTGCTTAATCCATTAGGTACACCATCCGGTAAAATCGAAATTTACTCCGATGTGGTCGCTAAAATGAATTATGACGATTGCAAAGGCTATCCAAGCTGGATGGAACCGGAAGAATTTGCTGGTAGTGTAACGGAAGAAGCGCCATTGGCATTGGTTACACCGCACCCGTATTATCGTTTGCACAGCCAACTCAACAATACTTCATTGCGCGAAAAATACGCAGTGAAAGATCGCGAGCCGGTGTTGATCCATAAAGAGGATGCGGCGGCACGCGGTATTGCGGATGGTGACATTGTGCGCATTTTCAACAAACGCGGACAAGTCTTGGCGGGCGCTGTGGTAACAGAGGGGATCATCAAAGGGACTGTCGCTTTACATGAAGGGGCATGGTACGATCCGTTGGATCTTGGACAAAGCGAACAACCGTTGTGTAAAAACGGTTGTGCCAACGTGTTAACCATGGATAAAGGCACCTCCAAACTGGCGCAAGGTAACTCCTCGCATACCAGCATTGTACAGGTGGAAAAATATAACGGAGATGCCACGGCGGTAACCGTATTTGACCACCCGAAATTTATCGAAAGTTAA
- the xthA gene encoding exodeoxyribonuclease III, producing the protein MKIMSFNINGLRARPHQLEAVIEKYQPDVLGLQEIKVADEDFPHNLVEHLGYHVFHHGQKGHYGVALLLKQAPTQIRKGFPTDDQAAQKRIIMADLATSFGSLTVINGYFPQGESRNHETKFPAKAKFYADLQRYLEQDHPAQQPIVIMGDMNISPSDLDIGIGEENRKRWLRTGKCSFLPEEREWYQRLYQFGLVDTFRQLNPTVNDHFSWFDYRSKGFNDNRGLRIDHILANHELAQHCVAAGIALDIRAMEKPSDHAPIWAEFK; encoded by the coding sequence ATGAAAATAATGTCTTTTAATATCAATGGATTACGCGCAAGACCGCATCAATTAGAAGCGGTCATTGAAAAATATCAACCGGATGTACTAGGATTACAGGAAATTAAAGTTGCTGATGAAGACTTTCCGCATAATTTGGTTGAACATTTGGGTTATCACGTTTTTCACCACGGGCAAAAAGGACATTATGGCGTCGCCTTATTGCTAAAACAGGCACCAACACAAATTCGCAAAGGTTTTCCAACTGACGATCAAGCGGCACAAAAACGCATTATTATGGCAGATTTAGCCACCTCTTTTGGCTCATTAACCGTGATTAATGGGTATTTCCCCCAAGGCGAAAGCCGCAATCATGAAACAAAATTTCCCGCCAAAGCCAAGTTCTATGCGGATTTACAGCGCTATTTAGAACAAGATCATCCAGCCCAACAACCCATCGTGATTATGGGTGATATGAACATCAGCCCGAGCGATTTGGATATTGGTATCGGCGAAGAAAATCGCAAACGTTGGTTGCGCACCGGCAAATGCTCGTTTTTACCGGAAGAACGCGAATGGTACCAACGTTTGTATCAATTCGGTTTGGTCGATACCTTTAGACAATTAAACCCAACGGTTAATGATCACTTTTCGTGGTTTGATTATCGCTCCAAAGGGTTTAACGATAACCGTGGGTTACGCATTGATCATATTTTGGCAAATCACGAACTGGCGCAACATTGCGTGGCGGCGGGGATCGCTTTGGATATTCGCGCCATGGAAAAACCGTCGGATCATGCGCCGATCTGGGCTGAATTTAAATAG
- a CDS encoding putative transmembrane protein, protein MEIEQNWQNYRSMVKEKVAIFSVNLTLFQSYQKTQATHHTILQFSLPYAAEENGLPQTENYQPLLKEMLRLSTLLSAQPQSVYVGYMLSDKQATLYFYCQDAAPLKAVLADFAQVTNISEQQDPNWDIYFDFLLPSPLEMKINATEEILDMLIQNGRSLDMTYLIEHTFHFPEEENMYLFLEYVATHNISFLTLKHTSIPIPLDEEERAFIVKLEQEMNLSGTDIFKYVEQFEEISLQFSGEYIGWESQELAWDKTQLN, encoded by the coding sequence ATGGAAATTGAACAAAATTGGCAAAATTATCGTTCCATGGTTAAAGAAAAAGTGGCGATTTTTTCCGTAAACTTGACGCTGTTCCAAAGCTATCAAAAAACGCAAGCGACCCACCACACCATTTTGCAATTTTCGCTGCCTTATGCGGCGGAAGAAAACGGGTTGCCACAAACAGAAAATTATCAACCCTTGCTGAAAGAAATGTTGCGCCTTTCGACATTATTAAGCGCACAACCGCAGTCCGTCTATGTAGGTTATATGCTTTCCGATAAACAAGCGACCCTTTATTTTTATTGCCAAGATGCGGCGCCATTAAAAGCTGTGCTTGCCGATTTTGCGCAAGTGACCAACATTAGCGAACAACAAGATCCTAACTGGGATATTTATTTTGATTTTCTCCTGCCCTCTCCCTTGGAAATGAAAATCAATGCGACGGAAGAAATTTTGGATATGCTGATACAAAATGGACGCAGTTTGGATATGACTTATTTAATCGAGCATACTTTTCATTTTCCGGAAGAAGAGAATATGTATTTGTTCCTTGAATATGTCGCCACACACAATATTTCCTTTTTAACCCTAAAACACACCAGTATCCCAATTCCCTTGGATGAAGAAGAAAGGGCGTTTATCGTTAAATTAGAGCAAGAAATGAATTTAAGCGGGACAGATATTTTCAAATATGTGGAACAATTTGAGGAAATCTCCTTGCAATTTTCCGGTGAATATATCGGTTGGGAAAGTCAAGAATTAGCGTGGGACAAAACCCAATTAAACTGA
- the torY gene encoding cytochrome c-type protein TorY, with translation MAKKVYFLSAVGCVIIGVVGILGAQYVMKETSSSEFCVSCHSMSYPQAEWEGSIHYSNRKGIRAECADCHVPHEGLDYVKAKVVALKDIWYEWQGKLKTQEDFEKHRAEMAKTVWQQMKDSDSATCKTCHTMEAMVLSDQSESAQKMHKLAQETQQTCIDCHKGLVHFLPENDVDNAAASTELAKHGGEFSEADNLLYALAMTPAQLLAGGDIRLMPFAELSAWKTEGEEIVAQLHGWQQVGAESVVYSQLGQRIMLALLEDNAKAQVKIEKTVHDDVTASDWNEVTLALKVNKKALTSNLAALNQFGHNLNETHCSGCHAAIGADHYTANQWIGVVNSMKDRTSMSADDVRAVTIYLQRNAKDMQGVAH, from the coding sequence ATGGCAAAGAAAGTCTATTTTTTGTCTGCAGTTGGATGCGTCATAATTGGAGTGGTGGGCATATTGGGAGCGCAATATGTGATGAAAGAAACCAGTAGTAGCGAATTTTGCGTTAGTTGCCATTCCATGAGTTATCCGCAAGCAGAATGGGAGGGCAGTATACATTATTCGAATCGCAAAGGCATTCGCGCCGAATGTGCCGATTGTCATGTACCTCATGAAGGATTGGATTATGTCAAAGCTAAAGTCGTGGCGCTGAAAGATATATGGTACGAATGGCAAGGCAAATTAAAAACCCAAGAAGACTTTGAAAAACATCGTGCTGAAATGGCGAAAACCGTTTGGCAACAGATGAAAGATAGCGATTCGGCGACCTGTAAAACCTGTCATACGATGGAAGCCATGGTGCTTTCTGATCAAAGTGAATCAGCCCAGAAAATGCATAAATTGGCGCAAGAAACCCAGCAAACCTGTATTGATTGTCATAAAGGCTTAGTGCATTTCTTGCCGGAAAATGATGTGGATAATGCCGCGGCGAGCACGGAATTAGCGAAACATGGTGGCGAATTTAGCGAGGCGGATAACCTATTATATGCCTTGGCAATGACGCCGGCGCAATTGCTGGCAGGCGGTGATATTCGTTTAATGCCTTTTGCGGAATTGAGCGCCTGGAAAACGGAAGGCGAGGAGATTGTGGCGCAATTACATGGCTGGCAACAAGTTGGCGCAGAAAGCGTAGTGTATAGCCAATTGGGGCAACGAATTATGTTGGCGTTGCTGGAAGATAATGCGAAAGCGCAAGTGAAGATCGAGAAAACTGTGCATGATGACGTGACCGCGTCTGATTGGAACGAGGTGACGTTGGCGCTGAAAGTCAATAAAAAGGCCTTGACTTCGAACTTAGCGGCGTTGAATCAATTTGGGCATAATTTAAATGAAACCCATTGTAGTGGTTGCCATGCGGCAATTGGTGCGGATCATTATACGGCGAATCAATGGATTGGCGTGGTGAATTCAATGAAAGATCGTACTTCAATGTCAGCGGATGATGTCAGAGCGGTCACTATTTATTTGCAACGTAATGCAAAAGATATGCAAGGTGTGGCGCATTAA
- the dapD gene encoding 2,3,4,5-tetrahydropyridine-2,6-dicarboxylate N-succinyltransferase: MSNLQNIIEAAFERRADITPKTVDAQTRAAIEEVIEGLDQGKYRVAEKIDGEWVTHQWLKKAVLLSFRINDNEIIDGAETKYYDKVPLKFANYTAERFQQEGFRVVPSATVRKGAYIAKNTVLMPSYVNIGAYVGEGTMVDTWATVGSCAQIGKNVHLSGGVGIGGVLEPLQANPTIIGDNCFIGARSEVVEGVIVEDGCVISMGVFIGQSTKIYDRETGEVFYGRVPAGSVVVSGSLPSKDGKYSLYCAVIVKKVDAKTLGKVGINELLRSIEE, translated from the coding sequence ATGTCAAACTTGCAAAATATCATTGAAGCGGCATTTGAGCGTCGCGCCGACATTACGCCAAAAACCGTTGATGCACAAACGCGTGCAGCCATTGAGGAAGTGATCGAAGGATTGGATCAGGGAAAATATCGCGTGGCGGAAAAAATTGATGGCGAGTGGGTGACCCATCAATGGTTGAAAAAAGCGGTATTACTTTCTTTCCGCATTAATGATAACGAAATTATTGACGGGGCGGAAACCAAATATTATGACAAAGTGCCATTGAAATTTGCTAATTACACCGCTGAACGTTTCCAACAAGAAGGCTTCCGCGTAGTGCCATCTGCAACTGTGCGTAAAGGCGCGTATATTGCTAAAAACACCGTATTAATGCCATCTTATGTCAATATCGGGGCCTACGTTGGCGAAGGTACCATGGTCGATACTTGGGCAACCGTGGGATCTTGTGCGCAAATCGGTAAAAATGTGCATTTATCTGGTGGCGTAGGTATTGGTGGCGTATTAGAACCGTTACAGGCAAACCCAACCATTATCGGCGACAACTGCTTTATCGGCGCACGTTCTGAAGTGGTTGAGGGCGTTATCGTGGAAGACGGTTGCGTGATTTCTATGGGCGTCTTTATCGGTCAATCTACCAAAATTTATGATCGCGAAACCGGCGAAGTGTTCTACGGACGTGTTCCGGCGGGATCTGTGGTGGTTTCCGGCAGCTTACCATCTAAAGATGGTAAATATAGCTTATATTGCGCGGTAATCGTGAAAAAAGTTGATGCGAAAACCTTAGGAAAAGTGGGTATCAACGAATTGTTGCGTTCAATTGAAGAATAA
- a CDS encoding dsDNA-mimic protein, whose protein sequence is MTQNRQKLDPDSAIDIAYDIFLEMAGENLDPTDILLFNLQFEERGAVEFVETADDWEQEIGVLIDPEAYAEVWIGLVNEQDEMDDIFAKLLISHREEDREYHIIWKK, encoded by the coding sequence ATGACACAAAATAGACAAAAACTCGATCCCGACTCTGCTATTGATATAGCTTATGATATTTTCTTGGAGATGGCAGGCGAAAACCTCGATCCGACAGATATTTTGCTGTTTAATTTACAATTTGAAGAACGCGGCGCGGTAGAATTTGTGGAAACTGCCGACGATTGGGAACAAGAAATCGGCGTTTTAATCGACCCAGAAGCCTATGCGGAAGTTTGGATTGGCTTGGTCAATGAACAAGATGAAATGGACGATATTTTTGCCAAACTCCTCATCTCGCACCGCGAAGAAGACCGCGAATACCATATTATTTGGAAAAAATAA
- the ppc gene encoding phosphoenolpyruvate carboxylase, translating to MLSQYSTMRNNISMLGHFLGETIRDAQGNDILDLIENIRVLSRDSRSGDEKARQQLLDTLATISDDQIIPVARAFSQFLNLTNIAEQYQTISRQHFDLEASSRSLEALFKNLKAQHIAKEKVIETVENLLIELVLTAHPTEVTRRSLVHKHVEINRCLSRLEHDDLTEAETSKLKRRLMQLIALAWHTNEIRTQRPTPVDEAKWGMAVLENSLWKAVPEFCRQLNLHLEKNFGVQHPVDLAPVKFSSWMGGDRDGNPFVTAKTTRQVLAMNRWKAAELFLSDIQGLVDELSVIQCTDEFRAKYGDHLEPYRVVIKDLRSKLTKTVAYYGSLLEGRTPTITRDEILTQDEQLWEPLYDCYQSLQQCGMRIIANGDLLDCLRRVRCFGLSLSRLDIRQESTRHTDAIAEITRYIGLGDYSQWTEDDKQAFLIRELSSRRPLLPRDWAPSENTQEVLETCRVIAEQPEGVISCYIISMARTTSDVLAVHLLLKEAGVPYHLPVVPLFETLDDLDASEEVMTQLFNIGWYRGVINNQQMVMIGYSDSAKDAGMMAASWAQYRAQEQLVNLCEKLGIELTLFHGRGGTIGRGGAPAHAALLSQPPRSLKNGLRVTEQGEMIRFKLGLPEVAVGSLDFYASAILQANLLPPPEPKADWRAVMDELSARSCEVYRGVVRGDKDFVPYFRSATPEQELSKLPLGSRPAKRNPNGGVESLRAIPWIFAWMQNRLMLPAWLGAGAAIRQVIENGQQETIAEMCKMWPFFSTRIGMLEMVFSKTDAWLSEHYDHHLVKKELWYLGQALREQLNADIKTVLSLSHEDQLMSDLPWIAESIALRNVYTDPLNLLQVELLRRLRENPENPNPDVEQALMITITGIAAGMRNTG from the coding sequence ATGCTCTCACAATATTCTACTATGCGTAATAACATCAGTATGCTTGGGCATTTTCTTGGAGAAACAATTCGTGACGCTCAAGGCAATGACATTTTGGATCTGATTGAAAATATTCGAGTACTCTCCCGTGACTCACGATCCGGTGACGAAAAAGCGCGTCAACAATTGCTAGACACGCTGGCAACCATTTCCGACGATCAAATTATTCCTGTTGCGCGCGCCTTTAGCCAATTCTTAAACTTGACCAATATCGCCGAACAATATCAAACGATTTCGCGCCAACATTTTGACCTAGAAGCGTCCTCCCGCTCCTTGGAAGCCTTATTTAAAAACTTAAAAGCACAACATATCGCGAAAGAAAAGGTAATTGAAACCGTTGAGAATTTATTGATTGAATTGGTCTTAACCGCACACCCAACGGAAGTTACTCGCCGCTCGTTGGTTCACAAACACGTAGAAATCAACCGCTGTTTAAGTCGCTTAGAACATGATGATTTAACTGAAGCGGAAACCAGCAAATTAAAACGTCGCCTTATGCAATTAATCGCGTTGGCATGGCATACCAATGAAATTCGTACCCAACGCCCGACACCCGTGGACGAAGCTAAATGGGGCATGGCGGTATTGGAAAACAGTTTGTGGAAAGCTGTACCGGAATTTTGTCGTCAGCTCAATCTCCATTTGGAAAAAAACTTTGGCGTGCAACACCCTGTTGATCTGGCGCCGGTAAAATTTTCATCTTGGATGGGGGGCGACCGTGACGGAAATCCGTTTGTAACCGCCAAAACCACACGCCAAGTATTAGCCATGAACCGTTGGAAAGCGGCGGAATTATTCTTATCCGACATTCAAGGCTTAGTTGATGAACTTTCCGTCATTCAATGTACGGATGAATTCCGTGCTAAATATGGCGATCATCTTGAACCTTACCGCGTGGTGATCAAAGACTTACGCAGCAAATTAACCAAAACCGTAGCGTATTACGGAAGTTTATTAGAAGGCAGAACGCCGACCATTACGCGAGATGAAATCCTCACTCAAGACGAGCAACTTTGGGAACCGCTATACGACTGCTACCAATCGTTACAACAATGCGGTATGCGTATTATTGCCAATGGGGATTTGCTAGATTGTTTACGCCGCGTGCGTTGTTTCGGATTGAGCCTATCGCGTTTAGATATCCGCCAAGAAAGTACCCGCCATACAGATGCTATCGCGGAAATTACCCGCTATATCGGTTTAGGCGATTATTCGCAATGGACAGAAGACGATAAACAAGCTTTTTTAATTCGCGAACTTAGCTCGCGCCGCCCATTATTACCACGCGACTGGGCACCATCAGAAAACACCCAAGAAGTGTTGGAAACCTGTCGCGTAATCGCCGAACAACCGGAAGGGGTGATTTCTTGTTATATTATTTCCATGGCGCGTACCACATCAGATGTCCTCGCGGTGCATCTACTGCTGAAAGAAGCCGGCGTCCCTTATCATTTACCGGTGGTTCCGTTATTTGAAACCTTAGATGACTTAGATGCCTCTGAAGAAGTGATGACCCAATTATTCAACATTGGTTGGTATCGTGGCGTGATCAATAATCAACAAATGGTAATGATCGGTTATTCCGACAGTGCCAAAGATGCCGGCATGATGGCAGCCTCTTGGGCGCAATATCGCGCGCAAGAACAACTGGTGAATTTATGTGAAAAATTAGGCATTGAATTAACCCTGTTCCATGGTCGTGGCGGTACTATCGGTCGCGGTGGCGCACCAGCACATGCTGCGCTATTATCACAACCGCCGCGTTCTTTGAAAAATGGTTTACGTGTAACGGAACAAGGGGAAATGATCCGCTTTAAACTCGGCTTACCAGAAGTCGCAGTCGGCAGTTTAGATTTTTACGCCAGCGCTATTTTACAAGCCAATTTATTGCCACCGCCGGAACCGAAAGCCGATTGGCGCGCCGTGATGGATGAGCTTTCTGCTCGTTCTTGCGAGGTTTATCGCGGTGTGGTGCGTGGTGATAAAGATTTTGTACCTTATTTCCGCTCTGCTACACCGGAACAAGAGTTATCTAAATTGCCACTCGGCTCCCGCCCGGCAAAACGTAATCCAAATGGTGGTGTAGAAAGTTTGCGCGCCATCCCTTGGATTTTCGCTTGGATGCAAAATCGCTTAATGTTACCGGCATGGCTGGGCGCCGGCGCCGCTATTCGCCAAGTAATCGAAAACGGCCAACAAGAAACCATTGCCGAAATGTGCAAAATGTGGCCTTTCTTCTCTACCCGAATCGGGATGTTGGAGATGGTGTTTAGTAAAACCGACGCTTGGTTATCGGAACATTATGATCATCACTTGGTGAAAAAAGAGTTATGGTACCTCGGACAAGCCTTGCGCGAACAGCTTAACGCTGATATCAAAACGGTGTTATCCCTTTCCCATGAAGATCAATTGATGTCTGATTTGCCATGGATCGCCGAATCAATTGCGCTACGCAACGTTTACACTGATCCGCTTAATTTATTGCAAGTGGAATTATTGCGTCGCTTACGGGAAAATCCGGAAAACCCAAATCCGGATGTTGAGCAAGCCTTGATGATCACTATCACAGGTATCGCTGCCGGAATGCGTAACACAGGCTAG